One region of Pseudomonas alvandae genomic DNA includes:
- a CDS encoding LysR family transcriptional regulator has protein sequence MKAPRVTLDQWRTLQAVVDHGGFAQAAEVLHRSQSSVSYTVARMQDQLGVPLLRIDGRKAVLTEAGGVLLRRSRQLVKQASQLEDLAHHMEQGWEAEVRLVVDAAYPSARLVRALTAFMPQSRGCRVRLREEVLSGVEEVLLEGVADLAISGFSIPGYLGAELSDVEFIAVAHPEHPLHRLNRELNFQDLESHLQVVIRDSGRQQPRDVGWLGAEQRWTVGSLATAATFVGSGLGFAWLPRHMIERELKEGLLKRLPLEQGGSRNSTFYLFSNKEKPLGPATQILIELLRTFDTAPLDAPFAAPEQA, from the coding sequence ATGAAAGCGCCCCGCGTGACCCTTGATCAATGGCGAACGTTGCAGGCGGTGGTGGACCACGGTGGTTTCGCCCAGGCCGCCGAAGTGCTGCACCGCTCCCAATCCTCGGTGAGCTACACCGTGGCCCGCATGCAGGACCAGCTCGGCGTGCCGCTGCTGCGCATCGATGGACGCAAGGCCGTGCTGACCGAGGCCGGCGGCGTATTGTTGCGCCGCTCGCGGCAACTGGTGAAGCAGGCGAGCCAACTGGAAGACCTGGCCCACCACATGGAGCAAGGTTGGGAAGCGGAGGTGCGCCTGGTGGTCGACGCGGCCTACCCCAGCGCCCGCCTCGTCCGGGCGCTGACGGCATTTATGCCGCAGAGCCGAGGCTGCCGGGTGCGGCTGCGTGAGGAAGTGTTGTCCGGCGTCGAGGAAGTGCTGCTCGAAGGCGTGGCCGACCTGGCCATCAGCGGCTTCAGCATTCCCGGTTACCTGGGCGCGGAATTGAGCGACGTCGAATTCATCGCAGTGGCCCATCCCGAGCATCCCCTGCACCGCCTCAACCGCGAGCTGAACTTCCAGGATCTGGAAAGCCATCTGCAAGTGGTCATCCGCGACTCCGGCCGCCAACAGCCCAGGGACGTCGGCTGGCTTGGTGCCGAACAACGCTGGACCGTCGGCAGCCTCGCCACTGCCGCGACGTTTGTCGGCAGTGGCCTGGGATTCGCCTGGCTGCCCCGGCACATGATCGAACGAGAACTCAAGGAAGGCTTGCTCAAGCGTCTACCCTTGGAGCAGGGAGGCAGCCGCAATTCGACCTTCTATCTGTTCTCCAACAAGGAAAAACCCTTGGGCCCGGCCACGCAAATCCTCATCGAACTGCTGCGCACCTTTGACACCGCGCCGTTGGATGCACCGTTCGCCGCCCCTGAACAAGCCTGA
- a CDS encoding alpha/beta fold hydrolase — protein MAYFEHEGCNLHYEEYGHGAPLVLVHGLGSSTRDWEKQIPVLSARYRLIVLDVRGHGRSDKPRERYSIGGFSADLGALIDHLDLGAVHLVGWSMGGMICFQLAVDEPARVKSLCIVNSAPEVKVRTPDDCWQWFKRWSLMRLLSLETIGKALGAKLFPKPEQAELRLEMARRWATNDKRAYLASFDAIVGWGVQERLAQVACPTLIICADHDYTPVALKEAYVKLLPDARLAVITDSRHATPLDQPERFNQTLLEFLTAIDSTTQDH, from the coding sequence ATGGCCTATTTCGAGCACGAAGGTTGCAACCTGCACTACGAGGAATATGGTCACGGCGCGCCCTTGGTGCTGGTCCATGGGCTGGGTTCCAGCACACGGGACTGGGAAAAGCAGATCCCCGTGCTGTCCGCCCGTTATCGCCTGATCGTGCTGGATGTGCGTGGCCACGGTCGCTCCGACAAGCCGCGCGAGCGCTACAGCATCGGCGGTTTCAGCGCTGACCTGGGCGCGCTGATCGATCACCTCGACCTGGGCGCCGTGCACTTGGTGGGCTGGTCCATGGGCGGCATGATCTGTTTCCAACTGGCCGTGGACGAACCCGCGCGGGTCAAGAGCCTGTGCATCGTCAACAGTGCCCCCGAGGTCAAGGTCCGCACGCCCGATGATTGCTGGCAATGGTTCAAGCGCTGGAGCCTGATGCGCCTGCTCAGCCTGGAAACCATCGGTAAGGCCCTCGGCGCCAAGCTGTTTCCCAAGCCCGAACAGGCCGAGCTGCGCCTGGAAATGGCCCGGCGCTGGGCAACGAACGACAAACGTGCTTATCTCGCCAGCTTCGACGCCATTGTCGGCTGGGGCGTACAGGAACGCCTGGCGCAAGTTGCCTGTCCAACCCTCATTATTTGCGCCGATCACGACTACACCCCGGTGGCGCTGAAAGAGGCTTATGTAAAGCTATTGCCTGACGCACGACTGGCAGTCATCACCGATTCACGGCACGCTACGCCGCTGGATCAACCTGAACGCTTCAACCAGACCCTGCTCGAATTCTTGACCGCTATCGATTCCACTACCCAGGATCATTGA
- a CDS encoding peptidylprolyl isomerase, translating to MLKKLALAAGSVLFAANLMAAQPAKAPHVLLDTTNGQIEIELDPVKAPISTKNFLEYVDSGFYNNTIFHRVIPGFMAQGGGFTQQMQQKDTKAPIKNEASNGLHNVRGTLSMARTSNPDSATSQFFINVADNAFLDPGRDAGYAVFAKVVKGMDVVDIIVNSQTTTKQGMQNVPIDPVIIKSAKRID from the coding sequence ATGCTGAAAAAACTCGCCCTCGCCGCCGGCTCCGTCCTCTTTGCTGCCAACCTGATGGCCGCGCAACCGGCCAAGGCGCCACACGTCTTGCTGGACACCACCAACGGCCAGATCGAAATCGAACTGGACCCGGTGAAGGCCCCTATCAGTACCAAGAACTTCCTTGAGTACGTCGACAGCGGCTTCTACAACAACACGATTTTCCACCGTGTGATTCCGGGATTCATGGCCCAGGGCGGCGGTTTCACCCAGCAGATGCAACAGAAAGACACCAAGGCGCCGATCAAGAACGAAGCCAGCAACGGGCTGCATAACGTGCGCGGCACCTTGTCGATGGCCCGCACCTCCAACCCGGATTCGGCCACCAGCCAGTTCTTCATCAACGTGGCCGACAACGCCTTCCTCGACCCAGGCCGCGACGCCGGCTACGCAGTGTTCGCCAAGGTGGTCAAGGGCATGGACGTGGTGGACATCATCGTCAACTCCCAGACCACCACCAAACAAGGCATGCAAAACGTGCCGATCGACCCTGTGATCATCAAGTCGGCCAAGCGCATCGACTAA
- a CDS encoding ABC transporter ATP-binding protein, with translation MVYRRFEKLIDIFRDAPTSAPPNRVLPFYTYYLKQVWPSFAALLVVGLIGALIEVALFSYLSRIIDLTQATPSADFFKVHGLELAWMAVVALVFRPIFVALHDLLVHQTLSPSMTSLIRWQNHSYVLKQSLNFFQNDFAGRIAQRIMQTGNSLRDSAVQAVDALWHVLIYAISSLVLFAEADWRLMIPLLMWIAAYIGALYYFVPRVKERSVVSSDARSKLMGRIVDGYTNITTLKLFAHTNFEQQYAREAIEEQTEKAQLAGRVVTSMDVVITSMNGLLIVGTTALALWLWTQSLISVGAIALATGLVIRIVNMSGWIMWVVTGIFENIGMVQDGLQTISQPVSVTDREQAKPLAVAQGEVHFEHVDFHYGKKSGVIGDLNLVIKPGEKIGLIGPSGAGKSTLVNLLLRLYDVQGGRILIDGQDIAHVGQESLRARIGMITQDTSLLHRSIRDNLLYGKPDATDAQLWEAVHKARADEFIPLLSDAEGRTGFDAHVGERGVKLSGGQRQRIAIARVLLKDAPILIMDEATSALDSEVEAAIQESLETLMQGKTVIAIAHRLSTIARMDRLVVLEKGRIAETGSHAELLAQGGLYARLWQHQTGGFVGID, from the coding sequence ATGGTTTATCGCCGTTTCGAAAAACTGATCGACATCTTTCGCGACGCGCCGACCTCGGCCCCGCCGAACCGCGTCCTGCCCTTCTACACCTATTACCTGAAACAAGTCTGGCCCAGCTTCGCCGCGCTGCTGGTGGTCGGCCTGATCGGCGCGCTGATCGAGGTGGCACTGTTCAGCTACCTGAGCCGCATCATCGACCTGACCCAGGCCACGCCCAGCGCCGACTTCTTCAAGGTCCACGGCCTTGAACTGGCGTGGATGGCCGTGGTTGCGCTGGTGTTCAGGCCGATCTTCGTGGCCCTGCATGACCTGCTGGTCCACCAGACCCTAAGCCCGAGCATGACCAGCCTGATCCGCTGGCAGAACCACAGCTACGTGCTCAAGCAGAGCCTCAACTTCTTCCAGAACGACTTCGCCGGGCGCATCGCCCAGCGCATCATGCAGACCGGCAACTCCCTGCGGGACTCGGCGGTGCAGGCCGTGGATGCGTTGTGGCACGTGCTGATCTATGCCATCAGTTCCCTGGTGCTGTTCGCCGAAGCCGATTGGCGCCTGATGATCCCGCTGTTGATGTGGATCGCCGCCTACATCGGCGCGCTGTATTACTTCGTACCGCGGGTCAAGGAACGCTCGGTGGTGTCGTCCGATGCCCGCTCCAAGCTCATGGGGCGGATCGTCGATGGCTACACCAACATCACCACGCTGAAGCTGTTCGCCCACACCAACTTCGAACAGCAATACGCCCGCGAAGCCATCGAGGAGCAAACCGAAAAAGCCCAGCTGGCCGGCCGCGTGGTGACCAGCATGGACGTGGTCATCACCAGCATGAACGGCCTGCTGATCGTGGGCACCACGGCCCTGGCGCTGTGGTTGTGGACCCAATCGCTGATCAGCGTCGGCGCGATTGCGCTGGCCACCGGCCTGGTGATCCGCATCGTCAACATGTCCGGCTGGATCATGTGGGTGGTCACCGGCATCTTCGAAAACATCGGCATGGTCCAGGACGGCCTGCAGACGATCTCCCAGCCCGTCAGCGTCACTGACCGCGAGCAGGCCAAGCCACTGGCGGTGGCCCAGGGCGAAGTGCATTTCGAGCATGTGGATTTCCACTACGGCAAGAAAAGCGGCGTGATCGGCGACCTGAACCTGGTGATCAAGCCAGGCGAGAAAATCGGCCTGATCGGGCCATCCGGCGCAGGTAAATCGACGTTGGTGAACCTGTTGTTGCGCCTCTATGACGTACAGGGCGGGCGCATCCTCATCGATGGCCAGGACATTGCCCACGTCGGTCAGGAAAGCCTGCGCGCGCGCATCGGCATGATCACCCAGGACACGTCGCTGCTGCACCGCTCGATCCGCGACAACTTGCTTTACGGCAAGCCCGACGCCACCGACGCGCAACTCTGGGAAGCGGTTCACAAGGCCCGGGCGGATGAGTTCATCCCATTGCTCTCGGACGCCGAAGGCCGCACCGGTTTCGATGCCCACGTCGGCGAGCGCGGCGTGAAGCTCTCCGGCGGCCAGCGCCAGCGCATCGCTATTGCCCGGGTGCTGCTCAAGGATGCGCCGATCCTGATCATGGACGAAGCGACCTCCGCGCTGGACTCGGAAGTCGAGGCGGCCATCCAGGAAAGCCTCGAGACGCTGATGCAAGGCAAGACCGTGATCGCCATCGCCCACCGCCTCTCCACCATCGCCCGGATGGACCGGTTGGTGGTGCTGGAGAAAGGTCGGATCGCCGAGACCGGCAGCCATGCCGAGCTGTTGGCCCAGGGTGGGTTGTATGCGCGGCTGTGGCAGCATCAGACGGGTGGGTTTGTGGGGATCGATTGA
- a CDS encoding GNAT family N-acetyltransferase produces MPLHVLDSLSAIAPHEWDALVPVNQPFLRHAFLTALEDSASLGSHTGWQPEHLLHLEEGRMLAALPSYRKWHSYGEYVFDHGWADACARAGIDYYPKLLTAVPFSPVSGPRLLTARAEDGLELLGSLPGYLEIEGLSSAHINFTDASTDAALAGQEGWLQRIGCQYHWQNRGYRDFQDFLDALSSRKRKQMRKEREQVAGQGIDFEWLEGRQLDEAQWDFVYACYANTYAVRRQAPYLTRAFFSLLAERMPEAIRVVLAKQGSRPVAMAFSLVGGDSFYGRYWGCLAEFDRLHFETCFYQGMDYAIANGLQRFDAGAQGEHKLIRGFEPVITRSWHYLRHPGLKAAVADFLAREQEGVMAYAEEARTALPYRQC; encoded by the coding sequence ATGCCGCTTCACGTCTTGGACAGCCTGTCCGCCATCGCGCCACACGAGTGGGACGCGCTGGTGCCCGTCAACCAACCCTTCCTGCGCCACGCTTTTCTCACCGCCCTGGAAGACAGTGCCAGCCTGGGCTCGCATACCGGGTGGCAGCCCGAGCATCTGCTGCACCTCGAGGAGGGGCGGATGCTGGCGGCGTTGCCCAGCTATCGCAAATGGCACTCCTATGGCGAGTATGTGTTCGATCACGGCTGGGCCGACGCTTGCGCCCGGGCCGGCATCGACTATTACCCCAAGCTGCTGACGGCGGTGCCGTTCAGTCCGGTGAGTGGCCCGCGACTGTTGACGGCGCGTGCTGAGGATGGCCTGGAGTTGCTGGGCAGCTTGCCGGGCTATCTGGAGATCGAAGGGCTTTCCAGTGCCCACATCAATTTCACCGATGCCTCTACCGATGCTGCTCTGGCCGGGCAGGAGGGCTGGTTGCAGCGGATCGGCTGCCAATACCACTGGCAGAATCGCGGCTATCGGGACTTCCAGGATTTCCTCGATGCGCTCAGTTCCCGCAAGCGCAAGCAGATGCGCAAGGAACGCGAGCAAGTGGCGGGGCAGGGCATTGATTTCGAATGGCTGGAAGGCCGTCAGTTGGACGAGGCGCAGTGGGATTTCGTCTACGCCTGTTACGCCAACACCTACGCGGTGCGTCGGCAGGCGCCTTATCTGACCCGTGCGTTCTTCAGCCTGCTGGCCGAGCGCATGCCCGAGGCCATTCGCGTGGTGCTGGCCAAGCAAGGTTCACGGCCCGTGGCGATGGCGTTCAGCCTGGTGGGCGGCGACAGTTTCTACGGACGTTACTGGGGATGCCTGGCGGAATTCGATCGCCTGCATTTCGAGACGTGTTTCTACCAGGGCATGGACTATGCGATTGCCAATGGCCTGCAGCGTTTTGATGCCGGAGCACAGGGCGAGCACAAGTTGATTCGCGGGTTCGAACCGGTGATCACGCGCTCGTGGCACTACCTGCGTCATCCAGGCCTGAAAGCAGCGGTGGCGGATTTTCTCGCGCGCGAACAGGAGGGTGTGATGGCTTATGCCGAAGAGGCCAGGACGGCACTGCCTTATCGGCAGTGTTGA